The Pseudomonas extremaustralis genome contains a region encoding:
- the moaC gene encoding cyclic pyranopterin monophosphate synthase MoaC: MLTHLDSQGRAHMVDVTDKSVTFREAVAEARVRMLPETLKMIVDGAHPKGDVFAVARIAGIQAAKKTSDLIPLCHPLMLTGVKVELSAEGLDAVHIVARCKLSGQTGVEMEALTAASVAALTIYDMCKAVDRGMTIENIRLLEKLGGKSGHFKADQA; encoded by the coding sequence GTGCTGACTCATCTCGATTCCCAAGGTCGCGCCCATATGGTCGACGTCACCGACAAGTCCGTGACCTTCCGTGAGGCGGTGGCCGAAGCGCGGGTGCGCATGTTGCCCGAAACCCTGAAAATGATTGTCGACGGCGCCCATCCCAAAGGCGACGTGTTTGCCGTGGCCCGCATCGCCGGGATCCAGGCAGCGAAAAAAACCAGCGATCTGATCCCCCTGTGCCATCCGCTGATGCTCACCGGGGTCAAGGTCGAACTCAGCGCCGAGGGTCTCGATGCCGTGCATATCGTCGCGCGCTGCAAGCTGTCCGGGCAGACCGGCGTGGAGATGGAAGCGTTGACCGCGGCCAGTGTCGCTGCGTTGACCATCTATGACATGTGCAAGGCCGTGGACCGTGGCATGACCATCGAAAACATTCGCCTGCTGGAAAAGCTCGGCGGTAAAAGTGGGCATTTCAAGGCGGACCAGGCATGA